CCAAGCGCACTTTGATTTGGCAAATCACACAGATTTGTAATGGTTGGTACCAATCAACAGGTACTTGGTCCTGGGCAAAGCTTGCTTCCACCTCGGCCTCATAGAGGACGCCATGGTGCTGCTCCAGACTGGTCGCCGCCTGGCATCGGCAGCGTTCCGTCGCGAGAGTGTCTGCTGGTCAGACGATAGCTTCTCATCgtcggccgccgccgcagcggttGCCTCCGTGCCGTTGGGGAAAACATCCATCTCCGGTTCGGCGTTCATAATACCGGCCATGGAATCGGAGGGTGTGTCTCAGCTCCTCGCGCACGTGAAGCTcctgctccgccgccgcgcggcTGCCATGGCCGCGCTCGACGCGGGCCTCCCGGCCGAGGCTGTTCGCCATTTCTCTAAGATACTGGAGGCACGTCGTGGCGTGCTGCCGCACCCCTTCGCCGCCGCGTGTCTCGTAGGCCGTGCCGTTGCGTTCCAGGCCGGTGGCCACCCAGCCGCCGCCATCGCGGACTGCAACCGTGCACTCGCTCTGGACCCTGCCTACATCCCGGCGCTCCGTGCCCGTGCCGACCTCCTTCAGTCCGTGGGGGCACTCGCCGATTGTCTCCGTGACCTTGACCACCTGAAACTTCTTTACGACGCCGCGCTCCGGGATGGCAAGCTTCCGGGGCCCCGGTGGCGACCGCAGGGTGGGGTGCGCTACCGCGAGATCGCCGGCGCGCACCGCAAACTGACCGCCCGCATCCAAGGACTCCGCAGCTgcgtcgccgccggcgatgcGTGCAACATCGACTACTACTTGCTGCTGGGCGTGCGGCGCGGATGCACACGCTCTGAGCTGGAACGCGCGCAGTTGCTGCTCTCCCTCAAACTAAAGCCAGACCGTGCCGTGGTGTTTGGCGAACGGCTGGAGCTTGTGGACGAGCACCGCGACCTTGAGGCGGTGCGTGACCAGGCGCGCATGTCCGCACTGCTGCTATACCGGATGCTGCAGAAGGGGTACTCGTTCATCTTGTCAGCCGTGTTGGACGAGGAGGCTGCCGAGAGGCAGAGGGCGAAGGAAGCCGCGGCGGCAGCATTGGCGGCCAAGCAAGAAGCTGCACCGGTGGCGGAGAAATCCAAGGACACGGAGAACGCTCGTCCAAGAAGCCCACCGGGCCAGACGGTGAAACCAAAGGCCAAGGCGGCGACCGTACCAATATCCAAAACGCCGGTGACCACCGTGACGTCGACGGCCCCGGTGTACCAGGGGGTGTTCTGCCGCGACATGGCTGTGGTGGGAACCCTGCTGTCCCGCGGCGGATTCGACCGCGCCCTCCCGGTGAAGTGCGAGGCGATGAGCTGCTGATGAGTGATGAGTCCCACCAGCACCAGTGAGGACACAACACATGTGCGACGTGGCGTGCACCGCGACGGGTGGTACGTGAGATCCAGCGAGGTGGCGGGAAAAAGGAGATGGGTTTGAATTGTCTGGTCCAACGCGCTGTTGTACAGTTGGGGAATTAGTATGAGAGGAAAAAAccgaaaatgagaagaaaaaaagggtgTGAGAAA
The nucleotide sequence above comes from Phragmites australis chromosome 4, lpPhrAust1.1, whole genome shotgun sequence. Encoded proteins:
- the LOC133916265 gene encoding uncharacterized protein LOC133916265 — encoded protein: MAVSSPSSVPEKKRKWLLSNRKVIDKYLREARAILAAAPEAGGGDAVAALGLVDAALELSPRMEAALELRARALLALRRYREVAEMLRDYIPSCGKSCSSDDTSSSSSASLLSSGSGDLGTISRAKLLSPDRHRSDDTEPGTGAVRSFRCFDISELKRRVLAGLSKNPNTDTQWRYLVLGKACFHLGLIEDAMVLLQTGRRLASAAFRRESVCWSDDSFSSSAAAAAVASVPLGKTSISGSAFIIPAMESEGVSQLLAHVKLLLRRRAAAMAALDAGLPAEAVRHFSKILEARRGVLPHPFAAACLVGRAVAFQAGGHPAAAIADCNRALALDPAYIPALRARADLLQSVGALADCLRDLDHLKLLYDAALRDGKLPGPRWRPQGGVRYREIAGAHRKLTARIQGLRSCVAAGDACNIDYYLLLGVRRGCTRSELERAQLLLSLKLKPDRAVVFGERLELVDEHRDLEAVRDQARMSALLLYRMLQKGYSFILSAVLDEEAAERQRAKEAAAAALAAKQEAAPVAEKSKDTENARPRSPPGQTVKPKAKAATVPISKTPVTTVTSTAPVYQGVFCRDMAVVGTLLSRGGFDRALPVKCEAMSC